In Corylus avellana chromosome ca2, CavTom2PMs-1.0, the following proteins share a genomic window:
- the LOC132171975 gene encoding metal transporter Nramp7.2-like isoform X1, translated as MAQVQLQETPRWKNFLGCVGPGFLVSVAYLDPGNLQTDLQAGADHKYELLWIVLVGLTFALIIQSRSANLGVATGKHLAEHCKEEYPLPVKYCLWILAEVAVIASDIPEVIGTAFALNILLKIPMWSGVLLAGLNTLLLLGLQRYGIRKLEVVIGVLVMVVGGCFFAVLLHVRPSPKGILTGMFVPKLEGKGATSAAIALLGALIMPHNLFLHSALVISRKIPRTYDDIRIASKHFLIESGLALFLAFLINVAVVSVTGSVCSDLNIFLENAAHCKNISLNSAAFLFKNAIGNWSSKLYAISLLASGQSSTVTGTYAGQYIMQGFLDLKMKVWLRNLLTRCIAIAPSLVACIIGGSQGAAKLIIVASMILSFELPFALVPLLRFTSSEAKMGHHKNPKPVSLVSWLLCCCLIGINLYFLSTTLMGWIMSNKMPKIGLIFTGVLAFLTMMLYVSLLTYLTLKREKSAASSTDLAMGTIRTSGSRDERGSELSSNQRTNEFESDHIILA; from the exons ATGGCTCAAGTTCAGCTACAAGAGACCCCTAGATGGAAGAATTTTTTGGGTTGTGTAGGACCTGGTTTTCTTGTTTCTGTTGCCTATCTTGACCCCGGAAACT TGCAGACAGATTTACAAGCTGGTGCGGATCATAAATACGAG tTGCTATGGATCGTGCTAGTTGGGCTGACATTTGCCTTGATAATCCAGTCTCGTTCTGCAAATTTAGGGGTGGCAACAG GAAAGCATCTTGCTGAGCATTGCAAGGAAGAGTACCCTCTTCCAGTGAAATACTGCCTGTGGATACTTGCTGAGGTTGCCGTTATAGCTAGCGATATCCCTGAAG TGATAGGAACGGCATTTGCTCTCAACATACTCCTTAAAATACCCATGTGGAGTGGTGTCCTGCTGGCTGGATTGAACACTCTCCTCCTCCTTGGACTGCAACGATATGGT ATAAGGAAGCTGGAGGTTGTGATTGGTGTGCTAGTAATGGTAGTGGGTGGTTGCTTCTTCGCTGTACTGCTTCACGTCAGGCCTAGTCCAAAGGGGATCCTCACCGGAATGTTTGTTCCCAAATTGGAGGGGAAAGGGGCCACCTCAGCTGCCATTGCTCTTTTGGGAGCTCTCATCATGCC GCACAATCTTTTTCTTCACTCAGCATTGGTTATATCAAGAAAAATCCCTCGCACCTATGATGACATTAGG ATTGCAAGCAAGCACTTTTTGATAGAAAGCGGGCTAGCATTGTTCCTAGCGTTTCTCATCAATGTGGCAGTCGTATCTGTTACTGGTAGCGTGTGCTCCGATCTAAATATCTTTTTAGAAAACGCAGCTCATTGCAAGAATATTTCTCTCAATTCTGCAGCTTTCTTGTTTAAG AATGCCATTGGCAACTGGAGTTCGAAGTTGTATGCCATATCTTTGCTTGCTTCTGGTCAGAGTTCAACTGTTACAGGAACATATGCCGGCCAGTACATTATGCAG GGTTTCTTGGATTTGAAGATGAAGGTCTGGTTGAGAAACTTACTCACAAGGTGCATAGCCATTGCTCCAAGTTTAGTGGCATGCATCATAGGCGGATCTCAGGGAGCTGCAAAACTTATCATTGTTGCTTCT ATGATCTTATCATTCGAGCTGCCATTCGCATTGGTTCCTCTCCTCAGGTTCACCAGCAGCGAGGCCAAGATGGGTCACCACAAGAACCCCAAACCT GTAAGTCTTGTCTCATGGCTACTGTGCTGTTGCTTAATTGGGATCAACCTATATTTCTTAAGCACGACTTTGATGGGATGGATAATGAGTAACAAGATGCCGAAGATCGGATTGATCTTCACAGGAGTACTAGCTTTTCTAACAATGATGCTTTACGTATCCTTGTTGACATATTTGAcattgaaaagagagaaatcTGCTGCAAGCTCCACTGACTTGGCGATGGGAACTATTAGAACCAGTGGATCCAGGGACGAGAGGGGTTCAGAGTTGAGCAGCAACCAGAGAACTAATGAGTTTGAGTCGGATCATATTATCCTTGCATAG
- the LOC132171975 gene encoding metal transporter Nramp7.2-like isoform X2, giving the protein MAQVQLQETPRWKNFLGCVGPGFLVSVAYLDPGNLQTDLQAGADHKYELLWIVLVGLTFALIIQSRSANLGVATGKHLAEHCKEEYPLPVKYCLWILAEVAVIASDIPEVIGTAFALNILLKIPMWSGVLLAGLNTLLLLGLQRYGIRKLEVVIGVLVMVVGGCFFAVLLHVRPSPKGILTGMFVPKLEGKGATSAAIALLGALIMPHNLFLHSALVISRKIPRTYDDIRIASKHFLIESGLALFLAFLINVAVVSVTGSVCSDLNIFLENAAHCKNISLNSAAFLFKNAIGNWSSKLYAISLLASGQSSTVTGTYAGQYIMQGFLDLKMKVWLRNLLTRCIAIAPSLVACIIGGSQGAAKLIIMILSFELPFALVPLLRFTSSEAKMGHHKNPKPVSLVSWLLCCCLIGINLYFLSTTLMGWIMSNKMPKIGLIFTGVLAFLTMMLYVSLLTYLTLKREKSAASSTDLAMGTIRTSGSRDERGSELSSNQRTNEFESDHIILA; this is encoded by the exons ATGGCTCAAGTTCAGCTACAAGAGACCCCTAGATGGAAGAATTTTTTGGGTTGTGTAGGACCTGGTTTTCTTGTTTCTGTTGCCTATCTTGACCCCGGAAACT TGCAGACAGATTTACAAGCTGGTGCGGATCATAAATACGAG tTGCTATGGATCGTGCTAGTTGGGCTGACATTTGCCTTGATAATCCAGTCTCGTTCTGCAAATTTAGGGGTGGCAACAG GAAAGCATCTTGCTGAGCATTGCAAGGAAGAGTACCCTCTTCCAGTGAAATACTGCCTGTGGATACTTGCTGAGGTTGCCGTTATAGCTAGCGATATCCCTGAAG TGATAGGAACGGCATTTGCTCTCAACATACTCCTTAAAATACCCATGTGGAGTGGTGTCCTGCTGGCTGGATTGAACACTCTCCTCCTCCTTGGACTGCAACGATATGGT ATAAGGAAGCTGGAGGTTGTGATTGGTGTGCTAGTAATGGTAGTGGGTGGTTGCTTCTTCGCTGTACTGCTTCACGTCAGGCCTAGTCCAAAGGGGATCCTCACCGGAATGTTTGTTCCCAAATTGGAGGGGAAAGGGGCCACCTCAGCTGCCATTGCTCTTTTGGGAGCTCTCATCATGCC GCACAATCTTTTTCTTCACTCAGCATTGGTTATATCAAGAAAAATCCCTCGCACCTATGATGACATTAGG ATTGCAAGCAAGCACTTTTTGATAGAAAGCGGGCTAGCATTGTTCCTAGCGTTTCTCATCAATGTGGCAGTCGTATCTGTTACTGGTAGCGTGTGCTCCGATCTAAATATCTTTTTAGAAAACGCAGCTCATTGCAAGAATATTTCTCTCAATTCTGCAGCTTTCTTGTTTAAG AATGCCATTGGCAACTGGAGTTCGAAGTTGTATGCCATATCTTTGCTTGCTTCTGGTCAGAGTTCAACTGTTACAGGAACATATGCCGGCCAGTACATTATGCAG GGTTTCTTGGATTTGAAGATGAAGGTCTGGTTGAGAAACTTACTCACAAGGTGCATAGCCATTGCTCCAAGTTTAGTGGCATGCATCATAGGCGGATCTCAGGGAGCTGCAAAACTTATCATT ATGATCTTATCATTCGAGCTGCCATTCGCATTGGTTCCTCTCCTCAGGTTCACCAGCAGCGAGGCCAAGATGGGTCACCACAAGAACCCCAAACCT GTAAGTCTTGTCTCATGGCTACTGTGCTGTTGCTTAATTGGGATCAACCTATATTTCTTAAGCACGACTTTGATGGGATGGATAATGAGTAACAAGATGCCGAAGATCGGATTGATCTTCACAGGAGTACTAGCTTTTCTAACAATGATGCTTTACGTATCCTTGTTGACATATTTGAcattgaaaagagagaaatcTGCTGCAAGCTCCACTGACTTGGCGATGGGAACTATTAGAACCAGTGGATCCAGGGACGAGAGGGGTTCAGAGTTGAGCAGCAACCAGAGAACTAATGAGTTTGAGTCGGATCATATTATCCTTGCATAG